A genomic segment from Anopheles maculipalpis chromosome X, idAnoMacuDA_375_x, whole genome shotgun sequence encodes:
- the LOC126567383 gene encoding histone deacetylase 4 isoform X1, with protein sequence MHSFFNEMARDSTMGRDRVLVVPNTGIALNSSSSSQITAPADISQQILELQKEQELEKQKLWHAFQEKNKELEMQHRQQLEHKFQELRDQRIAEEAAQQRERREREAIKRKEKHECCANASSEVKQKLQTFLIQKKQAAASNGLSSPVPYRNWGVVKSSSGESLPGGAVAAGVSSHPYKIPPPPSSISKYDPDFPLRKTASEPNLLKIRLKQRVIEKRSLNGPLAARRQERLRRLQKQQHNQALAQTNCAGTASITTTDSGPNSPPTVGSRASPTNAPIQEENEDPQYGSGTSRASINDLSLFSSPSMPNISLGRPHLGTSVGTVAHLTINAARPTHLGIGSIGGQGASVPFVNPMLDITEQQQCNQNVAAVAAAAAAAAAAAAASGVVGLERAHLTGAFSSSSGPGSSSVYHQPSITDAHVAQARLHKQGHRPLGRTQSAPLPLGHPMLAGANSVAAAAMMNISQTHFENSEAERQAYEQHLLMKQKIRQTALTRAANCVNREPQLREEVESNEVIDLTDKKQPPKTVLTSSVIKSTSQSHLLSHQSSHDDLASHTAAQQQQHLSELIHQQQQQQQHYHRERELFMRRSIQLSVLEDPYTHHASGGGGGAAAAAAATAAANLLRPLSRTSSSPLVHLSSIGGGSTGHQTTQQSMFSDTGQSSSTGGDDDLPPPVNLTVQNRSRSLLSYTHEGLAASMVGGATGSTAIGSAATTGSSSTSGSPPVGMVLQLTTSSSASAIIGASREQKMRTTTTGLAFDSLMLKHVCACGDNANHPEHSGRLQSIWARLLGTGLAIRCDKLRSRKATQEELQTVHTEGHALLFGTSQLNRQKVDTSRVSFVRLACGGVGVDLDTTWNEHHTAAAARMAAGCVIDLSYKVARGENRNGFAVVRPPGHHAEADAAMGFCFFNSIALAARLLRHRMPHEMRRVLIVDWDVHHGNGTQQAFYDDASVLYLSVHRHDDGNFFPGTGGPAECGVGAGLGYNVNVAWSGGVNPPLGDAEYLAAFRTVVMPIARDFAPDIVLVSAGFDAAVGHPAPLGGYVVSPACFGYLTRELMQLANGKIVLALEGGYDLPAICDSAEECVRALLGDSTTSTIAPSELARPPCQAAVETLQKTIAIQVSHWPCVKRFAHTVGLSALQAHSSEREESDTVTAMAGLSMQSLKRTSDVSCEDSEEPMDQDESK encoded by the exons AAATGGCACGTGATTCGACCATGGGAAGAGACCGAGTACTAGTTGTACCGAACACCGGTATCGCGCTCAACAGTAGCTCATCGTCACAGATAACAGCACCGGCCGACATTAGCCAGCAAATTCTAGAG CTGCAAAAAGAGCAAGAGCTGGAGAAGCAAAAGCTTTGGCATGCGTTTCAGGAGAAGAATAAAGAACTCGAGATGCAGCATCGGCAGCAGCTGGAGCATAAATTTCAG GAGTTGCGTGATCAAAGGATAGCGGAGGAAGCTGCACAGCAGCGGGAACGGCGTGAACGCGAAGCAATCAAGCGCAAGGAGAAACACGAATGCTGTGCAAATGCAAGCTCGGaggtgaaacaaaaactacag ACTTTTTTAATACAGAAAAAACAAGCCGCTGCATCGAATGGACTATCTTCACCGGTGCCCTACAGAAATTG GGGCGTCGTAAAATCATCATCCGGTGAATCGCTCCCAGGTGGTGCCGTTGCAGCGGGTGTTAGTTCGCATCCTTACAAAAtccctccacctccgagtTCTATCTCGAAGTATGATCCAGATTTTCCATTGCGCAAAACCG CATCCGAACCGAACTTGCTGAAAATCCGTCTCAAGCAGCGCGTTATCGAGAAGCGTTCACTGAATGGGCCACTGGCTGCCCGACGCCAGGAGCGTTTGCGCCGACtccagaagcagcagcacaaccAGGCGCTCGCGCAAACAA ATTGTGCTGGAACAGCTAGCATCACCACAACCGATTCCGGCCCGAACTCTCCTCCAACCGTCGGAAGCCGTGCCTCACCCACCAACGCACCGATACAGGAAGAGAACGAAGATCCACAGTACGGTTCGGGAACATCTCGCGCGAGCATCAACGATTTGTCACTGTTCAGCTCACCGTCGATGCCCAACATTTCCCTCGGTCGGCCACATCTCGGCACGTCTGTCGGCACCGTTGCTCATCTG ACTATCAACGCAGCCAGACCGACGCATCTCGGAATAGGCAGCATCGGCGGCCAGGGTGCAAGCGTACCCTTCGTTAACCCAATGCTGGATATCACAGAGCAACAACAGTGTAACCAAAACGTTGCagctgtagctgctgctgcagcagcagcagccgccgccGCTGCTGCCAGCGGTGTTGTTGGGTTGGAGCGGGCACACCTCACCGGTGCGTTCTCGTCCTCATCGGGGCCCGGCTCTTCCAGCGTGTATCATCAGCCTTCAATCACGGATGCACATGTGGCCCAGGCTCGGCTTCACAAGCAGGGCCATCGGCCACTCGGGCGCACGCAATCGGCACCGTTGCCGCTCGGGCATCCGATGTTGGCCGGTGCAAATAGTGTAGCAGCGGCCGCCATGATGAACATCAGCCAGACACACTTTGAAAACAGCGAG GCTGAACGACAAGCATACGAGCAGCATTTATTGATGAAACAAAAGATTCGCCAGACGGCGCTTACACGCGCGGCTAACTGCGTCAACCGAGAACCGCAGTTACGCGAAGAGGTGGAATCGAACGAGGTGATCGACCTGACGGACAAAAAGCAACCACCCAAGACAGTGCTGACCAGCAGTGTCATTAAGAGCACCTCCCAATCGCACCTGCTGTCCCATCAGTCATCGCACGACGACCTTGCCAGCCATACAGCggcccaacagcagcaacatctgTCCGAACTTatacatcagcagcagcagcagcagcaacactatCATCGAGAGCGCGAACTGTTTATGCGACGATCGATACAGCTGTCTGTTTTGGAGGATCCTTATACGCACCATGCGtctggtggtggcggtggtgctgctgctgctgctgcagcgacAGCGGCAGCAAACCTGCTTCGACCGCTTTCGCGCACATCCTCCAGCCCACTGGTACACCTTAGCTCCATCGGTGGAGGAAGTACTGGGCACCAAACGACCCAGCAAAGCATGTTCTCCGATACCGGACAATCGTCCTCTACCGGTGGGGACGATGATTTGCCACCTCCGGTTAACTTGACCGTGCAGAACCGCAGCCGTTCGCTGTTGAGCTACACGCACGAAGGTTTGGCCGCATCGATGGTCGGTGGTGCAACCGGCTCGACGGCCATCGGTTCAGCGGCGACGACTGGTTCATCCTCCACATCCGGTAGTCCGCCGGTCGGGATGGTACTGCAACTGACTACCTCCTCGTCCGCGTCGGCCATTATTGGGGCGAGCCGCGAGCAAAAAATGCGCACAACCACCACCGGGCTCGCGTTCGACAGCTTGATGCTGAagcacgtgtgtgcgtgcggcGACAATGCGAACCATCCGGAGCATAGCGGCCGTTTGCAAAGCATCTGGGCACGTTTGCTCGGTACCGGGCTGGCGATCCGCTGCGACAAGCTGCGATCGCGCAAAGCGACCCAGGAAGAGCTGCAGACGGTACACACGGAAGGGCACGCCCTACTGTTCGGCACGAGCCAGCTGAACAGACAGAAGGTGGACACGAGTCGGGTAAGCTTTGTGCGGCTGGCGTGTGGTGGCGTCGGTGTCGATCTGGACACGACCTGGAACGAGCATCACACAGCAGCGGCGGCACGTATGGCGGCCGGGTGCGTCATTGACCTGAGCTACAAGGTGGCGCGGGGTGAAAATCGGAACGGGTTCGCGGTGGTACGGCCCCCGGGCCATCATGCCGAGGCGGACGCGGCGATGGGTTTCTGCTTCTTCAATTCGATAGCGCTGGCCGCCCGATTGTTGCGGCACAGAATGCCGCACGAGATGCGCCGCGTCCTGATCGTCGACTGGGACGTACACCATGGCAACGGTACGCAGCAAGCGTTCTACGATGACGCGTCCGTACTGTACCTGTCCGTCCACCGACACGACGACGGTAACTTCTTCCCTGGTACGGGTGGACCGGCCGAGTGTGGAGTGGGTGCCGGCCTCGGTTACAACGTAAACGTGGCCTGGTCCGGCGGTGTCAATCCACCGTTGGGTGATGCGGAGTATCTGGCAGCATTTCGTACTGTGGTGATGCCGATTGCACGTGATTTTGCCCCAGACATTGTGCTCGTGTCGGCCGGGTTTGATGCTGCCGTCGGACATCCGGCCCCACTCGGTGGGTACGTCGTTTCGCCAGCCTGCTTCGGATATTTGACGCGTGAGTTAATGCAGCTCGCAAACGGCAAG ATTGTGCTTGCACTGGAAGGAGGCTACGATTTGCCAGCGATTTGCGATTCGGCGGAAGAGTGCGTACGGGCGTTACTGGGCGACAGCACCACCTCCACGATTGCCCCGTCCGAGCTGGCACGACCACCGTGCCAGGCAGCGGTTGAAACGCTACAGAAAACGATCGCCATTCAAGTGTCGCACTGGCCGTGCGTCAAACGTTTCGCGCACACCGTCGGACTGTCCGCGCTCCAGGCGCACAGCAGCGAGCGAGAAGAGTCGGACACAGTCACTGCGATGGCGGGACTGTCGATGCAGTCGCTGAAGAG AACATCCGATGTGTCCTGCGAAGACTCCGAGGAACCGATGGACCAAGATGAGTCCAAATAA
- the LOC126567383 gene encoding histone deacetylase 4 isoform X2: MARDSTMGRDRVLVVPNTGIALNSSSSSQITAPADISQQILELQKEQELEKQKLWHAFQEKNKELEMQHRQQLEHKFQELRDQRIAEEAAQQRERREREAIKRKEKHECCANASSEVKQKLQTFLIQKKQAAASNGLSSPVPYRNWGVVKSSSGESLPGGAVAAGVSSHPYKIPPPPSSISKYDPDFPLRKTASEPNLLKIRLKQRVIEKRSLNGPLAARRQERLRRLQKQQHNQALAQTNCAGTASITTTDSGPNSPPTVGSRASPTNAPIQEENEDPQYGSGTSRASINDLSLFSSPSMPNISLGRPHLGTSVGTVAHLTINAARPTHLGIGSIGGQGASVPFVNPMLDITEQQQCNQNVAAVAAAAAAAAAAAAASGVVGLERAHLTGAFSSSSGPGSSSVYHQPSITDAHVAQARLHKQGHRPLGRTQSAPLPLGHPMLAGANSVAAAAMMNISQTHFENSEAERQAYEQHLLMKQKIRQTALTRAANCVNREPQLREEVESNEVIDLTDKKQPPKTVLTSSVIKSTSQSHLLSHQSSHDDLASHTAAQQQQHLSELIHQQQQQQQHYHRERELFMRRSIQLSVLEDPYTHHASGGGGGAAAAAAATAAANLLRPLSRTSSSPLVHLSSIGGGSTGHQTTQQSMFSDTGQSSSTGGDDDLPPPVNLTVQNRSRSLLSYTHEGLAASMVGGATGSTAIGSAATTGSSSTSGSPPVGMVLQLTTSSSASAIIGASREQKMRTTTTGLAFDSLMLKHVCACGDNANHPEHSGRLQSIWARLLGTGLAIRCDKLRSRKATQEELQTVHTEGHALLFGTSQLNRQKVDTSRVSFVRLACGGVGVDLDTTWNEHHTAAAARMAAGCVIDLSYKVARGENRNGFAVVRPPGHHAEADAAMGFCFFNSIALAARLLRHRMPHEMRRVLIVDWDVHHGNGTQQAFYDDASVLYLSVHRHDDGNFFPGTGGPAECGVGAGLGYNVNVAWSGGVNPPLGDAEYLAAFRTVVMPIARDFAPDIVLVSAGFDAAVGHPAPLGGYVVSPACFGYLTRELMQLANGKIVLALEGGYDLPAICDSAEECVRALLGDSTTSTIAPSELARPPCQAAVETLQKTIAIQVSHWPCVKRFAHTVGLSALQAHSSEREESDTVTAMAGLSMQSLKRTSDVSCEDSEEPMDQDESK; the protein is encoded by the exons ATGGCACGTGATTCGACCATGGGAAGAGACCGAGTACTAGTTGTACCGAACACCGGTATCGCGCTCAACAGTAGCTCATCGTCACAGATAACAGCACCGGCCGACATTAGCCAGCAAATTCTAGAG CTGCAAAAAGAGCAAGAGCTGGAGAAGCAAAAGCTTTGGCATGCGTTTCAGGAGAAGAATAAAGAACTCGAGATGCAGCATCGGCAGCAGCTGGAGCATAAATTTCAG GAGTTGCGTGATCAAAGGATAGCGGAGGAAGCTGCACAGCAGCGGGAACGGCGTGAACGCGAAGCAATCAAGCGCAAGGAGAAACACGAATGCTGTGCAAATGCAAGCTCGGaggtgaaacaaaaactacag ACTTTTTTAATACAGAAAAAACAAGCCGCTGCATCGAATGGACTATCTTCACCGGTGCCCTACAGAAATTG GGGCGTCGTAAAATCATCATCCGGTGAATCGCTCCCAGGTGGTGCCGTTGCAGCGGGTGTTAGTTCGCATCCTTACAAAAtccctccacctccgagtTCTATCTCGAAGTATGATCCAGATTTTCCATTGCGCAAAACCG CATCCGAACCGAACTTGCTGAAAATCCGTCTCAAGCAGCGCGTTATCGAGAAGCGTTCACTGAATGGGCCACTGGCTGCCCGACGCCAGGAGCGTTTGCGCCGACtccagaagcagcagcacaaccAGGCGCTCGCGCAAACAA ATTGTGCTGGAACAGCTAGCATCACCACAACCGATTCCGGCCCGAACTCTCCTCCAACCGTCGGAAGCCGTGCCTCACCCACCAACGCACCGATACAGGAAGAGAACGAAGATCCACAGTACGGTTCGGGAACATCTCGCGCGAGCATCAACGATTTGTCACTGTTCAGCTCACCGTCGATGCCCAACATTTCCCTCGGTCGGCCACATCTCGGCACGTCTGTCGGCACCGTTGCTCATCTG ACTATCAACGCAGCCAGACCGACGCATCTCGGAATAGGCAGCATCGGCGGCCAGGGTGCAAGCGTACCCTTCGTTAACCCAATGCTGGATATCACAGAGCAACAACAGTGTAACCAAAACGTTGCagctgtagctgctgctgcagcagcagcagccgccgccGCTGCTGCCAGCGGTGTTGTTGGGTTGGAGCGGGCACACCTCACCGGTGCGTTCTCGTCCTCATCGGGGCCCGGCTCTTCCAGCGTGTATCATCAGCCTTCAATCACGGATGCACATGTGGCCCAGGCTCGGCTTCACAAGCAGGGCCATCGGCCACTCGGGCGCACGCAATCGGCACCGTTGCCGCTCGGGCATCCGATGTTGGCCGGTGCAAATAGTGTAGCAGCGGCCGCCATGATGAACATCAGCCAGACACACTTTGAAAACAGCGAG GCTGAACGACAAGCATACGAGCAGCATTTATTGATGAAACAAAAGATTCGCCAGACGGCGCTTACACGCGCGGCTAACTGCGTCAACCGAGAACCGCAGTTACGCGAAGAGGTGGAATCGAACGAGGTGATCGACCTGACGGACAAAAAGCAACCACCCAAGACAGTGCTGACCAGCAGTGTCATTAAGAGCACCTCCCAATCGCACCTGCTGTCCCATCAGTCATCGCACGACGACCTTGCCAGCCATACAGCggcccaacagcagcaacatctgTCCGAACTTatacatcagcagcagcagcagcagcaacactatCATCGAGAGCGCGAACTGTTTATGCGACGATCGATACAGCTGTCTGTTTTGGAGGATCCTTATACGCACCATGCGtctggtggtggcggtggtgctgctgctgctgctgcagcgacAGCGGCAGCAAACCTGCTTCGACCGCTTTCGCGCACATCCTCCAGCCCACTGGTACACCTTAGCTCCATCGGTGGAGGAAGTACTGGGCACCAAACGACCCAGCAAAGCATGTTCTCCGATACCGGACAATCGTCCTCTACCGGTGGGGACGATGATTTGCCACCTCCGGTTAACTTGACCGTGCAGAACCGCAGCCGTTCGCTGTTGAGCTACACGCACGAAGGTTTGGCCGCATCGATGGTCGGTGGTGCAACCGGCTCGACGGCCATCGGTTCAGCGGCGACGACTGGTTCATCCTCCACATCCGGTAGTCCGCCGGTCGGGATGGTACTGCAACTGACTACCTCCTCGTCCGCGTCGGCCATTATTGGGGCGAGCCGCGAGCAAAAAATGCGCACAACCACCACCGGGCTCGCGTTCGACAGCTTGATGCTGAagcacgtgtgtgcgtgcggcGACAATGCGAACCATCCGGAGCATAGCGGCCGTTTGCAAAGCATCTGGGCACGTTTGCTCGGTACCGGGCTGGCGATCCGCTGCGACAAGCTGCGATCGCGCAAAGCGACCCAGGAAGAGCTGCAGACGGTACACACGGAAGGGCACGCCCTACTGTTCGGCACGAGCCAGCTGAACAGACAGAAGGTGGACACGAGTCGGGTAAGCTTTGTGCGGCTGGCGTGTGGTGGCGTCGGTGTCGATCTGGACACGACCTGGAACGAGCATCACACAGCAGCGGCGGCACGTATGGCGGCCGGGTGCGTCATTGACCTGAGCTACAAGGTGGCGCGGGGTGAAAATCGGAACGGGTTCGCGGTGGTACGGCCCCCGGGCCATCATGCCGAGGCGGACGCGGCGATGGGTTTCTGCTTCTTCAATTCGATAGCGCTGGCCGCCCGATTGTTGCGGCACAGAATGCCGCACGAGATGCGCCGCGTCCTGATCGTCGACTGGGACGTACACCATGGCAACGGTACGCAGCAAGCGTTCTACGATGACGCGTCCGTACTGTACCTGTCCGTCCACCGACACGACGACGGTAACTTCTTCCCTGGTACGGGTGGACCGGCCGAGTGTGGAGTGGGTGCCGGCCTCGGTTACAACGTAAACGTGGCCTGGTCCGGCGGTGTCAATCCACCGTTGGGTGATGCGGAGTATCTGGCAGCATTTCGTACTGTGGTGATGCCGATTGCACGTGATTTTGCCCCAGACATTGTGCTCGTGTCGGCCGGGTTTGATGCTGCCGTCGGACATCCGGCCCCACTCGGTGGGTACGTCGTTTCGCCAGCCTGCTTCGGATATTTGACGCGTGAGTTAATGCAGCTCGCAAACGGCAAG ATTGTGCTTGCACTGGAAGGAGGCTACGATTTGCCAGCGATTTGCGATTCGGCGGAAGAGTGCGTACGGGCGTTACTGGGCGACAGCACCACCTCCACGATTGCCCCGTCCGAGCTGGCACGACCACCGTGCCAGGCAGCGGTTGAAACGCTACAGAAAACGATCGCCATTCAAGTGTCGCACTGGCCGTGCGTCAAACGTTTCGCGCACACCGTCGGACTGTCCGCGCTCCAGGCGCACAGCAGCGAGCGAGAAGAGTCGGACACAGTCACTGCGATGGCGGGACTGTCGATGCAGTCGCTGAAGAG AACATCCGATGTGTCCTGCGAAGACTCCGAGGAACCGATGGACCAAGATGAGTCCAAATAA